The window tctagggtgttgatttatgtgtctagtcaaagtacccgtaccgctacggtctccaatatatttatgagccatcaaagacccacaagttttacacttagccttattttgttctcttaatTGAGTAAAAAAGtaccaaacaagagatgtttcgggccatttagaaggttgtctattaaaagtgGGGTTTACTACAGGAGGGTCAGGCggggcatcagttgggttattaacaggactagtaggtgtatcatctaaattcggttgtgtttcatctaaatcatcattttcctcatcattttcaaagatagtttgattaggataaagagcattcataacttcttcatttaattgttgacttggcgcaacatcatggcaaaattgactatcgaaaaattgaaaacaagggttatcactatcaagaataacaggtggaggaggacgggtaacaggtctgggtcgggaagccgggggaagagtagtagcttggcgattagattcaccaattttagattttcccttacccttaccaccaaatatttttttcaaagaaaagttcaTATTAACTATAATTATACTaactaaaacaaataaaactatactattaaaacttaagagttggaacgagtttaccgaattgacgaacaacttcttgaaaattgaatatcgttgaagacttgaagacttcaattcaccaatttcacaatttttcacgaaattgcaataataatgtaagcaattatagaagaaaattatagagagattgagagagattgatgaatttgtgagtaaaaatgaaagaatgagggatatttatagttgagaataaggaaaaagtgtaattataaaaagtttgggggccCAATGACTATTTTTGAAAGTGCCAAACGGCTAAAAATGCAGGCCAACGGCTACATTTTTAAAATTCTAACCGTTaaccctttttaaaaaaaaattaaaatagtcgttgggcccatttggcccggttgaaccggcccaggcccgtCTGCCgatcccgggctaaacggtcccggtaTCACGGGCTTTTTGGTGAGGACCGGCCCACTATGGGCTTTTTGGACCGCTTAAGACCGCCCCGTTTGAACCGCCCCGtttgcatttagtaatatttttcattgaAAGTACTCCTGAGAGGATGCACATGCTGAGCACGGGCCTAACATCGACAGACCATTACGTTTCATAGTCTACAGGTGATCAATTCAAAGTTGATAGGGTGGATAATCTATTCGATGATATAGAGCTTTAAGATGAGTAATACCCAAGGTGACTGGCCtccatgaaaataaatttggacaTAAATACatatcatgtttttttttttattattttatgaaataatGTCATGTCCATTAGACATTAAAGTTTTTCGATAAGCTCTTATCCCATTATGAACGACATTTAGCTagaagaaaacaaattaaaaggtCTACACCAATAAATCAACTCTAAAGGAATTACCATAGTGCATCTGGTTTTACCTACATATTTTATGACTTAAGACTATTTAAAGTGACTCTCCAATATAAGAAGAGAAAATTTGACTCAGGAGTACTTTCAATGAACACTACCGTCCAGAGAGTTTAACTTTAACATTATTTAAATACGTAAAGCAATGTTCTTCCTAGCTGCATCCTCACAATAGTTTCTTGTGAGATCTTCGCGATGTATAGAGGTACTCTATAATAAAATTCTAATGATAGTTTACTTTACACGTAAATTTTCTATAGTTTGCGATCTATTACATAAAAGATAACTTCAGCTCCGACTACCAACAGAAAACCTTACAATATGAAGCCACCTGGCAATCATGTAACTACAAAGCAGTAGCACATTGACAAGTTCAATACGCAAAATTCAACAACTCACTTTCTCCACACACTCTTTATTAGACGGCAATATGTCATTAGAGTTGAAACATTTCCCTCCAATTGtgtttggatttttcttttttctatagcTGTCTACATCCTGATCTTGCTCTAAAACAAGTGCTGCAgaattaaaaggttaaaaaataattcaattattccTTCTGCGAAGTTTCCTCCGGCTGCTATAACAACTTTTGCTAGATTACTACCATTTAAATATACCTAATGAAATGACATTACCATATACTTGGGGTTATTCATATGAAGATGTTTAAGATTAACAATCATTGACAGCCGAGCGGCAAACATTAGCTTGACCATTAAAGTTCATATTGTTGCATAAATTCCAAAAGGGCATTTCTACATGAACCGGGTTAGCTGGTGTATAAATTAGACAGAAGTTCTTTGGTTGACGCTATTTTCAAATAGACGAAAACAAAAATTGACATGCAACACTCtggccaaccaaacatgaaataGGATTCTAGGTTATTATAAGCTGGCTCAAGATCGCTTGAAACTTCTTCATGTCCAATATTAGGATCCAACTTTGAAGGAATGACATGTCTCTTGAATCATTCAAAAGCAAAGATATCATCTTGCTTCTTTACTTCCAACTGTTAAATCCAAATAAGTAGTAAAGTTTCTATCTCAAAAAAATCTACTTACCAGTTGAAGCTacgggggagagagagagagtaattgataggttatatgtatccatgttatattttgatgatctaacaaacttaatgttaagaaccaaataaggaacctgttacacatcctcAAGTACCAGTCTCAAGTCGGGGACGtggttcaactcttcagagtcaaagGAACAACGGAGGGAAGAAATGGCCACCAGTTCCCTTACAAACTGTACAAGTCAACTCTCCATAGCTATAAAGTTGATGCCTGAACACGCAACAGTACAAGAACAATGCAACAATCAACTTTATAGGGAATACCTTTTTACCTAACAtgcttgcatcattcaagtgatgtcactaATGTCATATTAACATCAAGCAAAAGTAAAACAAAATACTTGTACATTCAAGAATCTATCAAGCATTCTCTCAAGTCTGTGTCAATCCTACAAGTGATTCTCAAGGGCATCAAGAACATTGAACAAGATAACGCAGGACCGGTTTCCTGTATTGAGTCATTACATGTCCTTAGTTATATTGCACCTTTGTTAAAAcactttacttgtaattcctacttaccTTAGTGTGAAGCATTGCgtagaaaatatttataaaatcataaactttgtgtttgtgtcttggttagagttagtcgagttgtaagctttgtaatagagttattacaaaggggcttgtaatagagttgttacaagttagtaaGGGATAAataggttaattcctaggttacaataggttgtaatctgaagtttgctcaGTTGTGAAGTTGAAATCATATAAGGATAAGTCATGGTTTTCAATCCCGTGAGCTaagagttttccacgtaaaatttcATTGTATCATTTACTTACTTCAGTGTGCatgtgttctgtgggaacttattgagaacctggttctctatatagtttggtggacctttagtttctatcaattggtatcaagcaggttctttctatcaggttaACACCTTGAAAGGATCCACATGGTTACTCCACCAAACTtcgaagaaggtcaatctacctATAGACCACCTAGATTCAACGGCCAATCctatggatggtggaagacaaggatacatgatttcatcatggctgaagattcagaACTGTGGTATGTTATCTGCGATGGCCCCTTTATTCCTACGAAAACTATTGGTGAGCCAGTAGTGACAATTCCTAAAACAATAAAGGAGTTCAACGTTACTGACCGTAAGGCTGTTGAGAAAAATTTTCGAGCAAAAAAAATTTTCATCTGTGATATTGGACCAGATGAATACAACAGGATCTCAGCTTGTCAATCCGCTAAGGAGATTTGGGAAGCTCTTCAAACAAAACACGATGGGACAACTCAAGTCAAGCAGACGAAGATTGACATGTTAACATCTGAATATGAGTTCTTTAGAATGAAGGACGATGAGTCAATTCAGGACATGCACACTCGGTTCACCTCTATCATCAACGAGCTTCACTCACTGGGAGAAATCATTCCCAAGAACAAACTTGTCAAGAGAATACTTAGTGTATTACCTGGTTCCTAGGAAAGCAAGGTAAACGCCACCACAAAGTCAAAGGATTTGCCGAAGCTGACCATCAATGAACTCATTGGTAAtctaaaaacttatgaaatgaagaataagaagaaggacAATGAGAGAAGATATCCCAAAAggtagaagaacctggtcctcaagacaGACAACAACGACTCAAGTAGTGAGGATGCTGATATGGCCTATCTGACAAAgagatttcagaaaatggttcgcAGAAATTGAGGTATCCTAAAGAGGGATAGTTCAAGCAAGCCAAGAGGGTATGACCTATGTCATAAATTTGGGAAGCCAGGATACTTCATCAAGGTCTTCCCTCTCCATAAGAAAGACTAGTGCAAGCACAACACAGACAAAGGAGGCAAAAAGAACCAGGTTCCTCACAAAAAGTTTAAAAGAAAAGATGTCGCTGACAATGTTATGAAACAAGATCTTGTTGCATGGGGATACTCCTCTAGAGAATCTGGAGATAATGATGATCAAAGTGACAGCTCCATGATGGCAACGGAAAGTAAAGCAGCTGAATATGATTCCATCTTTGCTCTAATAGCAAAATCAGATGATAATGAGGAACATGACGATGGTGAGGTAAACTTTCtggatgttcaaagaaatttgaagtcATATTCTCAAAAGAATCTTATATCCTTGGCTAATGTTTTAATTGATGTATATCACAACCTTATTAATGATAAAAATGTGCTAACGATGGAACTAGGAGAAATAGAACACGAGAAAGATGATCTAGTGATGGTTGTGGTCGATCTAAAAGAGGCCATCGAGAGTTTAAAAAGGGAAAAGATatcttaattgagaaatttgaaaacttagagcatgagagagatgatatATTGGTAGTAGTTGTAGACCTAAAGGAAACAATTGAGGAATTAAGAAGGGAAAGTAGGCATGTGAACAttcaaaagggaaaggaagttgcaagtgaggcacaccTTAGGCTTGAAAATAAGCAAAAAATAGTGAAATCTAGTCTGTGTGTTGAACTTGACAGAAACAGAAAACTTCAGGAAGATCTAGGCAGAGTGAAGAATGACCTAGAAAAATCtcttaagtggacctggtcctctgacaCAATCACTGCAATGTATAAGAGCAATAGGGGAACAGGcagggaatcgggttccaaaaagaaaaaaaccccTACAACCCGCATAGCAAGTACGTTATTGTACCTGGTAACTGGCTATGCACTCACTGTGGTAAGATTGGACATTTCAAGGAAACATGTAAATCCAGATTCCAGTCCCAGTAGGAAAACaaagtttttgttgaaaaagtAACTATTGCGAAAAAAACCTAGTCCCTCATATAACAAACATATGTTGCCTGCTTGGACAAAAACGAACTTTGATTCACCcctttcctcattacaagggacccaaacttgtttagGTTCCCAAGTCTAATCCTTGATTCTCTTGTGCACAGAGCAGTGAAAGGAAGTAGCCAAATATCGTATATAGAGTGTGGCTGCTCGAAGCATATGACTAGAAACTCTAAGGATTTCTTTTCACTCAAAGCCCTGGAAAGAGGGAGTGTGTCTTTTGGCAATGacaaaaagggatacattctgggagtagGAAGAATTGGGAAGTCTCTCATTCACTTAATCGAGAATGTGTATTACGTGAATGGCTTGAAGTACAGCTTGttgagtgtctctcaaatctACGACAAAGGCAACAAGGAGGAATTTGTGCCAAAAATATGCACAATCACAAACCTTGTGACTGGTGAAGTGATCCTGATggtaaaaaatacaaaaacatctATGTCGCTGATTTTGATTCCCTATATAATGGGGATCTCACATGTCTAAGTGTTTGGGATGATGATGTAGAACTGCCTAAATCAAGTTTCAAAGATCAcaaggtgtgtgatgcatgtgcaAAAGAAAAGCAGATCAGGTCGTTCTTCAAACCCAAAAAGGAAGTAAGaacctcaaggccacttgatctcctccatatggatctatgtggaccgATGAGAGTGAAAAGTAGAGGCGGAAAGAAGTACATTTTCGTCATtgt is drawn from Nicotiana tabacum cultivar K326 chromosome 22, ASM71507v2, whole genome shotgun sequence and contains these coding sequences:
- the LOC142176174 gene encoding uncharacterized protein LOC142176174 — protein: MAEDSELWYVICDGPFIPTKTIGEPVVTIPKTIKEFNVTDRKAVEKNFRAKKIFICDIGPDEYNRISACQSAKEIWEALQTKHDGTTQVKQTKIDMLTSEYEFFRMKDDESIQDMHTRFTSIINELHSLGEIIPKNKLVKRILSVLPGS